From Candidatus Vondammii sp. HM_W22, one genomic window encodes:
- the ftsL gene encoding cell division protein FtsL — MSRGQFVMLMLLALALLATATGVVYAKYSSRKYFVELQRLRAEHDALNVEWGRLQLELSTWATHSRIERVARKQLKMHIPLGNEVMVIRP; from the coding sequence ATGAGTCGTGGGCAGTTTGTGATGCTGATGCTGTTGGCACTTGCGCTTTTGGCGACTGCCACCGGTGTGGTTTATGCCAAGTATTCATCGCGTAAATATTTTGTTGAGCTTCAGCGGTTGCGTGCCGAGCATGATGCCCTCAATGTGGAGTGGGGGCGTCTGCAGCTGGAGTTGAGTACCTGGGCTACCCATAGTCGGATTGAGCGGGTTGCCAGGAAGCAGTTGAAAATGCATATCCCCTTGGGGAACGAAGTAATGGTGATCAGGCCCTGA